The Setaria viridis chromosome 2, Setaria_viridis_v4.0, whole genome shotgun sequence DNA window TGGAAGATGAGTACTTGTTGCGGTTAGGAAATCTATGATCCACAATTCTACATGAAGTCCATACACTGTGTATCATTCAATTCACAATCATCTGTTGCTTTCAGTGGAAAGCTGCAATTATTTTGAACAAACAGGGACAATAACATGTTCAGTGATTTATAGAGACAGCATGCATttattaagaaaaagaaaatttgcGGTCAAGCACTGTACTGTTGGTATGTTTGAATTTGATCATTATGATCTATTTGAGGATACCCAGAATATAAATTTATGTGGATCACAAATGGATTTTGTAGTGAAATTGATTATATATATGTTTCAGCTGTTCACCATTCATCAAGATTTAACTTTTCTTACTGAAAGATGATTTGTTATCCACTGATATTAGTAATATGGTTGAAGGAATAATTATGTTTAGAATTTTTCTTAGGTTTGTGTGTATGACATGGATTGGTCTCAACCAACGGCTATTGTTGTGGGCAATGAGCTAAGGTAGGGGTTGTTCCTGCTATCCAGACATGTATCTTTTATTGAAGTTACGCTGCATTTAGAAATACTTGATGAAGTAAATGGTTATTAGGTCGCGCTTTCTGTTCTATTTTTCTatccttttctttctcaaggCATTTTCTGGTATAAAAAAAGATCCGCGGATCTGCTTACTAGCTTTGCGATGTGGTATTTCAGTCTCTCTCTTCTTGCAAAAGGAGTAGCATACGTTCCTCCGTGAATAGATAGCTGTAGTGCGATGAATGAGATACTGCATATCTTGTACATGTTCTGTATTATGCCCTTGAAGTTTCAGGCCAGAAAACCAGGAAATTTATATTTGCTAGTGTTACCAAGTACCTCATTGTGGAGAGGGGTTGATGACCTTCTGCCTCAAAAAGTTCTGcacaaaatagaaaaaatgtCACACTAGTTTAGGCATTTCTTTTCCATCATGATATTTGTGGATCAGCTGATACATTAATATTTCATCATACAATTATTTTTGGGTATTAACTAATTCTTTGATGCCAGGGGTATAAGTGACGATGCTCTAGAGTTGTCTGACTTGCACTGTAGTGTTCCTATGAAAGGCATGGTGGATTCATTTAATGTATCTGTTGCAGCTGGAATCCTGATGCACCATGCTGTTTGTGATAGATTTTCCCGCCTTGTAAGTTCACTTTCTTTGTTCTAGATGTCATCATACCTTATAGAAGGACATGATAACCCCAACCCATATATTGAAATCCCATCTGTCATCATATGGTAGGTAATGGGACTTCTAGCCTTCAGCCAAGAGAAAACAACTATTCTTGTTATTTTCTCTTTGAATTTTATGGAAACCACAATTTACAAGGATAGTGGTCATAGAGCTAGGGGCTCTTTCACCTTTGCTTAAATTTATGCCAAACAGTCACTTGCCTTCCGGATTAAATTCTAAGCCTCATTAGGTTGTTTAATATGAGCTTGAATCTTGTGGAGAGTAGCCTTAAGAGTTTGTCAGAGCCAGATATGGATAGGTCTTATCTCATAAACTGTCATACTTGCTTGTACGTGTAAAATACTAAAATCAATAATCTGCATATCTTAAGCTATCATACTAGAATCACTACGAATCAAAATTACCAAATTTAGTATGTATATGTGGCAATTTGCCAATCTGACCTTTTTAATAGATGGTTTAAATGGTCAGTGATCTGAATGGATCTCCCACCcccaataaataaataaataaaccaTATGGGTTGCCTCTCTTGAGCTATCATACTAGAATTTGTCTCTCTTTTTATTTACTCTGCAATCCATATATGTTGTCCGTTAAATTTACCTCCAAGTGAGGAAATTGCTGATTAAGTTATGTTTGTAAGCTAACTGTGAAGTGTCACCATCTTATGTTTGGTGTTTTTTCAGGGTCATCACGGTGATCTGTTACCAGAAGAAAATAGAATATTGCTTGCTGAATTCTATATGCGACATAGGGAAAGCACAGCTACCATAGTTCATGAATATGCTAAAAGGAAGGCGGAAAATTTTATGGCCAGACTTTGAGAACATCTTGACGCAGACTTATGGCGTAGCGCAGGTGATCAAGCTGGGTGATTTGTTTGGCAATCAGATGTTGGCTTATCCTGTGCGTTTTTCTAACGACAAACCAGCTGGTGAGTTTTTACCATTTAAGGCAGCTTAGTTTGTTTAATCATTTTTTATACGTTCAATGTTCATTTCTTAAAACTATTTTTGTATGTTGCACACAGTAATCAGAACTACGATTTTCTGAACTTTGTCTGAAGCTATTTTTCTTGGAGAGCACCGTTGGGCTACTTGGTCTTCGAGAGATTCAAGACGACGATTCCCACAGGATTGCGGGCAAGAATATGACCCAAACCCAACCATTGTGCAGACTGTTGACAGTTACGCACACGGTTTTCGAGTGACGTTGATTTTTCTCCCAAAATAGACGTTAACTGTGCTTGTATATGTTAGGATCAAGCTCGATACCTTTCCACTCGGAATCCTTAAGGAATGTTGGAAATGCACCATTTTACTGACGGTTAGGACTGGAACCCGGTATAAACTTCTTGAGAGTTGATACTTGATAAGGTAGTAAGACGAAGGTGCAGTGTAAAAGAACTTAACTTTGTTTCCGCGAGGATGGTGCATTCGTAACGCAAAGCAATGCAACTTGCGAGTACTGTGCCATGCCTGCAACTGGTTACGGTGGAATGCGTCTTCAATTTCGCCACCGAACTTCCACAGGAAAGCGATCGATGAGAGGGAGATGGGCCCTTGGGGTTGGGGGTCGAGCGCAAATTGGCAAGCTGACGGTTCAAGTGGTCAAGTGGGCTGTACTCTATTGTTCGCTTGCCTGACTGCCTGGCAGGGGGTGATCGCAGCAGGCGAACAACTTGCCCGTGGGCATGCCAGGAAATTTGGTGCGGGTCGTACGTTGTAATAATTGCTGAAAGACACTGTTCTCTGGAGTTTTATGCAAACACGATCATGTGCAAATCGAACGGCTTATATAACACATGCAAATCGAACGGCTTATATATGAGTGGATGAAAATTACTGACGGTAAAAGACATCGAAACTATGAAAAAAACTTGCGCCAGTGATGTGGATTCAGAACTAAACGACGAGGGTCTTGGGCTCTTGGCCATCGTCCCTGATATTTGCATTCATGCACAGAGATTTCATGGCCACCATTTTTTTGGGAATATACAATGTGATCACGTAAATTGCGATGGATACATTGTCCAACTGACCTGCGGCCCACGCTCGGGCCGTACGATCCCACCGTCCAACCCGATTAAACCGGACATAATTAACGGCTAATATAAAACTCCGGAAATCCACGCGCCTCACGCCGCTCCTTCCCCGTATCCCGAGgcggctccacctggagttatTCGCGGCCACGCGCGGTTCCTCCTTTTCTTTGACGCCTCAGTTTTTTTAACCCCGGCCTCCCCAAAATGCCCCTgccggccgcgccccgccggTGTCGGCCTCATCGCACCAAGTCGGACGCCGACTGGCCCAGGGGCAGTAGCGTCATTCCGCGCCCCGTCCGGTCGCCTCCTCCCGTCCCGTCCCCGCGTCCAGACTCCGCCAGCTGGACCTGCCCCGTCACGGCCCCGGGCGAATGGTCGGTTCTGCCCCTAACCCTGCCCTCCGCGCGGCGCACGCACCCGTTTGGTGGCTATCTGGTGCGGCTCGATCCGACCCGATGATTCCGATCCCCACCCTCCCATCGATCCCGCCCCGTCTCGGTCTCGACCCTCCACGCCGGCGACCGGAGCAGGGACCGCGCGGGAGACGGCGacggagacggcgacggcgacggcgacggcggctcctcgcccagctccggcggcggcaggccccgcggcgtcgtgccaggtaaggctcggctcggctcgccGTCGCTCTGTGTCTTCCGCTGAAATGGATGCGCTGCGCGAGTCCATTGCTGCCCCCGTGCTCGCTCGCTTGCTCGGCCGCGAGCCCCCCCGTCTCGCACTCTCGTCGGGCGGATAATGCCGAGATGAGAGGAGCTCGACCTCGGGCAGCGGTCATCCCGTGCCGCTAGCGAAGAATCGCGCCTGGGTACAGCTCGGTTGAGGAGCTTTCGATCCATGCGTGGCCGGAGAACCCCGCGCGCGCGGCGAACGGGCGCGTGCCCCCACCTGCTCTCACTGATTGAGCGTAGCTGTTCGGTTTCTCGGCAGCGGTCTGGCCTCTAGGTTTCTTATGCGGCATTTGGTTTTCCGTTTGGGATGTATTCGTTCTTGGGGTACGTACTAGGAACAATTTGATGCTATTTGCTCGAGCTTGTCTATGGGGTAATTTTGTCACGTTTGCTACAGGAATTTGTTTCTTAGATTTCTGAACTATAAAACGGCAAATTAATTTGTTGTTCGTTTGTACCTTTAAAAGTTGGTATTGCTGGCTACCAGTCAATTAGAAATGTCGAAACAGTTCAATTTAAACTTTAGTCGATTTGTTTTTATAGTGGTAGTGATCGATTGGTATACATGGAACTGAGACACTTCTGTAAAACAGGATTGAAGGAGGTATGAGAAGGCGCACGTTGTTGTTGGAGTGATTTGATTTCTGGAAATGGTGTTGGTGGTGAAACAACACCGCTGCACACATTCGGCGAGCTGCGTCTGCACCAAGGGCCATCTCAGTGAGGATGCCCTCTTCCTCGTCTTCCGCCACATGAACTGGAACCCAAGGCTGATAGCTATCCTCTCATGCGTGTGCAAGTGGTTTGATGAGGTTGCCAAGCAGGTGCTGTGGAAGGAGTTCTGTCATGCAAGGGCGCCGAAGATGATGCTGGACTTGCATTCAGGTGGCAGCCACATTGTTGATGGAAACTGGAAAGCGCTCGGGAAGCTGCTTATCTACTGCAATGGATGCACAAAAGGGGGGCTTTTTAACAACATTCATGTACCGGGCCATTTCGTGTTCAGGACGCGCTTCTCGAGGACTGCAGGCAAGAGTTTCCTGCCTCTGCCATGTAAGTCAGACGTCCTGTATGTGTCAGATCCATGCGAGCATCTTGATCAGGGTGAAGAAGGCGACTTGGGTTTCTTTCGAGGTATCTTTAAGTCATTCGCCACCTCAAGGGTAAAGAAGATGTTGATTGAGAAGCGGGCTAGGTTTCATCCAAGGGAGTTGTGCCCTTATTGTAAGGCCAAGCTATGGAACATGTTCCAGGAGAATATGATTCCGAGAAGTGCTTCCGCTAGGCTGGGTGCTTATGATGATTCTGTGGAGTATTTTGTATGCCTGAATGGACATGTTATTGGAATTAGCACACTGCTACCGCTCTCAGATTCAGAGGAGGCAGCAGATGAGTAATCATCAAGAACTTGAATCAGGTGATATTATTATATGTTATGCTCTCCCTTTGCTATCTCCATTCAAATTGAATTTATTGGACTATTTAATCTGTAAAGTTCAATTTTATTTATGAAGAAAAGATAGATTTCTTTATGATGTCTATCAAAATATATACACTGAAACATAGTTAGGCATTTTCCATTGCAGATTACTTCTTCAATCATTCTTTCTGTAAACATCAATTTTTCATATGCAGATATGCCTGGATATAGTTTAACTGATTGGTGTTCAATATTCATTAGTGTATGCCAAGGTTTACATGCTTATGCCTCGCCCAATATGTTATATGCTGACATTTTATCCCTGTAtcttaaaaaaaagcaaaaacttGTTGGGATATCATGTCAAATTATGTTTATTTAGATTTCATTGTGGGAAATTTTGATATCTATAAAGTTTGAGAACATTATTAATGAAATTATTATCAAGGGTTTGCATGCTGGTTTTAAAATGATGTCAGAATCGTTGAATCAATTTTGAGAATGAATCAATTTCCAAATCTCGAATGCTTGACCGTCTGCGTCTGATGCCCTATTGTTTGCCCCTAGGCTGAAGTTTAAACTTTAAATTACTTTTGACATTTGTATGCTCAATCAAGTCGCAATTAGCTATAATCATGTCCATGCCAGAAATGGTAGCACAGATGTTTTGGGAGGAAGTTAGAGTGCTTGTGCACATCTAAATAGAATAACCACAAATATTTTCACTTTCTAGTACTTGAAGATTAGAAAAACATCAAACTATTGACAATGATGCCGGTTTTAATATGTTGCTGTTAATTTGCCATATCAACCACATGGCAAACATTTCTTAGAGTAAATCTAGAGCCTTTGGTTATTTTCAGAACAGCCATATTGTCCAGCCAGTTTTTGCTCTTATTTTATTCGTAAAAATTATAAGGAAAGCCTGCCTTGTTAATATCCTGTTTGATTTGTGATTTGCTAGTTTCTGTTGCTTTGTGTACTTCAAAAAACATTTGCGAATAAGTATGTCCCATGACGGTTGATAAAAGGTTTTGGTAAAGTGAAATAACATATGATCTGATCTGTGTTTTTTTGTCGACAGGTTTGCAAGATTGAAGCTCAGGGGCTTGTGAAAGCGATTTCGTAAAATCTTGGTTGTGACCAGCAGACAGTTGGATGGCAATTGGTCCGGTAAACTGTGGCACGACAAGAATCTGTGATGGGCTTTGCATCGAACTGCTGCAGTGTTTCTTCCAGGGGCATTTGCATCAGatgggggaaaaaagaagagcTATTTTATAGTGTCTCTCCTTTATTTATGGATACGTCATTAGTCATCACTTGTTCTTGTAACTGCAAAGACAGACGACATCACTTGCCTGTTTTTTCGACATGTTCACATCATGTGTAGTGTGGTATTTGGTTTAGGGTGACTTGTGATGTGAATTTGTTGCTCATGATATTCATGTGTTGTTGTCCTTACTGTGTTGTTTATGTTCCTAACTTCAGTGATTTTTTTGGGAGCCTTCACTGATTTTGGTGGGCGTGGTCAGATTCCTTCTGTGATGTCGTCAGATTAATGTCACGGTGACCTCTTTCCACCCGCTTCAGAAATGCATGAGAATGAACAAGTGAGATTTGCTCTGTATCTGCTGCTAAATGGGCTGAGCCCAACATATGatgacctcctctctcccctctttCCCTCCCGCCCTCTTCCAGTCTTCCTCCCCCAACCGCCCTTCCTCCCGCTCCTCATTCCCCGAAATTGCCGAACCCCAACGCCGTTCGAATCGCAAAGCCACGACCCTAGTGTAGCCGTGGGCGTTGCCCATGCAGATCacggaggagcagcggcgccgcGCAGAGGCCAACCGCCTCGCGGCCCTCGAGAAGCGAAAGCGCATCGCGgaagccgcggccgcggccgccaccgcctccacctcctacgccaccaccgccttccccgccgccggcacgcCCACATTCCCCGCCTACGAcactgccgcctcctccgccgagTGGAGGCTCGCCAAGTGCCCAAGAATCGCCCCGCCCGCGCCCCAGCATCGGTCTGCGCCGCTGCCCCCGCGCCCTTCTccaccgcagccgccgccgactccgccTCAGCCGCCGGTGGGGTTCAAGGTGGTTCTTGAGGTGTGCAGTCCCGACGAGTTCTTGGTGGCCGTGGAGCCGGCGGAAGGCAAGGCCTACCCTGGGGAGGCCGACTGCCTCGGCGCCGTCCAGGACAGCCTCGCTGCGGCTTCGGTATGGTTCGCATTGGTTCTTGCCTGACATAGGCATTAGACGTCTTATTCTGGTTTCTGCTTTGATCAGGATGTACAACTGATGAGCTACTTCTGAAATTCTGTTTCCGTGGGTACCACTATGCACTTGTTTGCGAGATTCTGGTGATTTTCGTGTTTCTTGGCACCAGTTTGGCAAATTCGTGGACATCTACGAGAGTTGATTGATAACTGGTTGTTCTTTGATTCCATTTGTCTGGATCGTTCTAGGAATGTTTAAGGAACGATGGATGGACCATTTAGCCTATTCTTTTCCCCTGCAGTTCAATAACAACTGAAAATCAAGCAAAATAAAATTGGAGGGGGATGGTGGGCATGTTCAGATGATATAACGTTAATATTTCTCTCTGTCTTTTCGTGAATGATAAGGATTTTGGTAGAGAATTGGAActgattttttcccctttaaTGTTGGCACTGTTAGGCTGTACAATACTCTGAAACACAGTCACTAAGTCAAAGTGGCCATCTTCATCCTGTATTTAAGCTCGTGGACTATGATGTGGTGTTGAAATGCCTGAAGAAATTGCCAGGGGCTGTTGTGGAAGATATACCTTATAACACAAAGAGAGTTATTCAGAATATCCCTATGT harbors:
- the LOC117843863 gene encoding EID1-like F-box protein 2, with product MVLVVKQHRCTHSASCVCTKGHLSEDALFLVFRHMNWNPRLIAILSCVCKWFDEVAKQVLWKEFCHARAPKMMLDLHSGGSHIVDGNWKALGKLLIYCNGCTKGGLFNNIHVPGHFVFRTRFSRTAGKSFLPLPCKSDVLYVSDPCEHLDQGEEGDLGFFRGIFKSFATSRVKKMLIEKRARFHPRELCPYCKAKLWNMFQENMIPRSASARLGAYDDSVEYFVCLNGHVIGISTLLPLSDSEEAADE